The Stackebrandtia nassauensis DSM 44728 genome includes the window GCTTCACCGGCAACCTCGGCTACGCCTCGGCACTGTCGGTGCTGCTGTTCCTGATCACGATCGGCCCGATGCTGCTGTTGCTGCGGTTCAACCGAAGGACGGCCGAATCGTGAAGCGCCGCCCGTCCGGATTCAACGTCATGTCGCCCCGCGAGAAGGCGGGCCGGTACCTGCTGTTGTGCCTGGTCCTGGTCATCACCGTCGGCCCGTTCCTGTGGCAGCTGTCCACATCGCTCAAGGGGCTGTCGGAGGACATCTACACCGACACCCCAAGCTTCCTGCCCACCGACCCGACGCTGGCCAACTACACCCGCGTCGGCGAACAGATCCCGGTGTGGGACTACGCCGTCAACTCGCTGATCGTGGCCGTCATCGTGGTGGCGGGCAACGCCTTCGGCGCCACCCTGGCCGGATTCGCGCTCGCCCGGCTGCGATTCCGGGGTGTGAAGCTCGTGTTCGCCCTGATCCTGGCCACCCTGGTGCTGCCCGGCGAGGTCACGATCATCTCCCAGTACGTGACCGTCCGCTCGCTCGGCTTCGCCGACACCCTCATCGGCGTCGCGCTGCCCGGCACCGTCGCGATGCTCAACATCCTGCTCATGCGCGCCGCCTTCCAGGCCATTCCCTCCGAAATGGACGACTCGGCGGTCGTGGACGGCGCCAACGCCTGGCAGCGCCTGATCCGGGTGGGACTGCCCAACGTCAAGGGCATGCTCAGCGTCGTCACGATCTTCGCGTTCATCGGCGCCTGGGACGACTTCCTGTGGCCGCTGATCGTCCTCAACGACCCCGACAACTACACGCTGACCGTCGGGCTGCAGTACCTCGACGGCACCTTCACCGCCAACCCCCGCGTCATCGCGGCCGGAACCATGATCGCGTTCATCCCGATTGTGATCGTGTTCGCCGTGTTGCAGCGTTTCTTCTTCCGTGGCGTCGCGTCCGGCGCCATCAAAGGATGAACAGTTAGGAGTAAGCACATGAGACTACGACGACGCACCATCGCGGTCGGCTCGGTAGTCGCCATCCTCGGCGCGGTCGGCCTGACCGCGGCCACCGCCCAAGCCGAACCGACCGAGTCCGCTGGTCAGCGGCTCGTGGTGTACTACCAGACCCAGTACCACGGCGACGCCCAGGAATACGTCTCCCCGATCCCGTTGGCCGACAACGGCGCCACCGACATCATGGTCGCGGCCATCCACCTCAACGACGCGAGCTCCCAGAATCCGGTCACCCTCAACGACCACGCCCCCGAGGACCCCCGGTACGACCGGATGTGGGAGGAACTCAAAACCGTCCAGGACAAGGGAAAGAACGTGCTGGGCATGGTCGGCGGCGCCGCCCCCGGCACCTTCCAGCGCCTCGACACCGACTTCGACACCTATTACCCACTGCTGCGCGACACGATCAAGAAGTACGGCCTCGACGGCGTCGACCTGGACGTGGAGGAGGACATGTCGCTGGCCGGGATCGAACGCGTCATCGACGCGCTCAAGGCCGACTTCGGCGCCGACTTCCTCATCACGCTGGCGCCGGTTGCCACCGCGCTGTCGGGCGGCGGCAACATCTCCGGCTTCAACTACGACGACCTGTACGCGTCGCGCGGCGAGGACATCGACTGGTTCAACGCCCAGTTCTACTGTGGCTGGGGTCTGCTGGACGACACCGGCGACTACGACGCCGTCATCGACCACGGCGTCGTTCCGGCGAACAAGGTCGTGGCGGGCACGATCACCAACCCCGCCAACTGCGGCTCGGGCTACGTCGAGCTGGACACCCTCAAGTCGACGATCGGCACGCTGAAACAGAAGTACCCCGACTTCGGCGGCATCATGGGCTGGGAGTACTTCAACTCGCTGCCGGGCGACACCGCCGAACCCTGGCTGTGGGCCAAGGAGGTCTCCGCGGCCCTGTCGGCCTGACGAACGCGGCCGGGCCGTCGTCCTGCGGCGGCCCACATCGCGCCTCGGCCGGGCGGAAGCCAAGCCGCTTCCGCTCCGGTCCCGCCCCGCGTGTCGTCACGGCGGCGGGTCAACCGTGCCCATCGGCACCGACCGGGTGCACCGCCGGATCCGCCGCAACGCCAGCCGCGACCCGTTGGCCAGCCCGTACGAGCGGATCGTCGCCGTCCCGTACCCGCTGCAACTGGGCACGTAACGGCACCTGGTCCTGGTTCGCGGCGAGACCCACCGCCGATACCCCCGAATCGCCGCCAACCCGCATCGTGCCGGGCGCGACACGCTCGCCCGCTTGCGCATCGGCCGCCGAGGCGTGAACCGGTCCACGGTCACCAACGGCAGCACCGACATGACCGAGACACCCGCCGACACGACACCCGTGCCCGAATCGCAACTGGGGCTGTCGCAACTCTGCGTCTCGCAGCTCGGTGAGTCACACGTCGGCCCGTCGCACGACAAGTCGTCGTCGCAACCGCTCGCGTCGACCTCCGACCCCCCGTCGGCCTCCTCGGCGTCGTTGTTCTCGGGCGTGTCGGGCTCGGCGGTACCTCCACCTCCGTCCGCGCCGTCCCCGAGATCGCGCGGCGGCTCACTCGTCTCCTGCGGCTGCGGCGGCTCCGTCCCCGGCCGCCAGATCAACCACAGCAGTCCCCCCACCAACCCCATCAGCAACACCACCCCACCGGAGGCGAGCGTGACGGTCAAAGCCAGCGGGGTCCTACGCTTCTCGGGCGTGTCATCGTCCATGAGGGTGGTGATCTTTCTTAGGGGCCGGGGGCGAACCATGATAGTGGATGGTGCGGCCCGATTGACCCCTTTCGACTCACGGTTGCTCTGGGGCACAAAGAAACTACGGTCACGAACCCACCACTCCGGCCACAACCGGCGGGTAACACGTCCGGGTGATCAACGAAACGCCGATTACTAACCAGTCGCTAATCGCCGGGACGAGACGCTACCCTCATACGGGCACTCATTACGATGTGTCGATGTCCGGCGCCCGTAGCTCAGCGGATAGAGCAGGGGACTTCTAATCCCAAGGTCGTAGGTTCGATTCCTACCGGGCGCGCCACGCTGCGCGAACGCGGAGCTGACTGACCGTGCTGGCGATCGGGTTGCCGGAGACACCGAACTGCCCGGGAGGGGTCCCGGGGACTCTTCAATAGCGTTGAAGAGTGAATCAGGAACAAGAGGGAGCCCAGCTCGGCGGTTCGGTGGAGAACCTCCGCGAGGTGGCCACGGTGTATCTGCCGCGCATGGCCAATGACTACACGGGTTTGACCAGTAGCCTGCGTCAGACCACGGGAACCGACGGGGCCTTCGACCGCTCGGGCGAGTTCGGGGCGCAGGAGTTCAAGGCCGCCTGGACGGCGCTGCGCGATCTCATATGGACCTCGTCGGATCAGACCAGCGACAATCTCTACGCCTTGGGCGTTGGTTTGAAGAGCGCCGTGGACGAGTTCTGCGCCAACGACGAAGCCGCCGCCGCGGCGATGGACGCCGAACGGGCGACCTTCGAGGGCAAGAACGGGCCGAGCGGTCTGGAATGGAACCAGCCTTACGGCAACGACGAGAACGCACCGCCACTGGTGGTGGGAAAGTGAACAAGCAGGAATTCATCGGCAAACTCGACACCGCCATCGACGGTCTCGCCGATGCGATCGCGAAGAAGGGCGTCCGGTTTCCGGAGGAGTTCAACGACATACCGGGCGCGAGCAAACTGGGTGTGCCGGAGCCGAAGCACGGCGCATCCCACTATCCCAAAGTAAAGCCCTACGAGCCGGCGATGCGCGGTTTCATCAAGGACGAATCCGTCCGGCTGTTCGCGCCATGGAAGAACATGCCCGATCCGGCGGGCTTCGACGCCGCGATTCAGCATGTCGTGAATGGTCGCGGGAAGATCGCCACCAAGGACGTCACCTCGGTCAGCGACATCAAGCAGATGGACCTGGGAACCCAGATGCCCGGTTACATGGTCGCGGTGCGGGAGAACCTGGCCGACTGGCGCGGCAAGACCATCGAGGCCGCCCACCTCAACTACATCAACCTCTTCGACGAGATGCTGTTCCTCCAGGCCAACACCCTGCGGGTGCTGGAGCTGACCCTGA containing:
- a CDS encoding carbohydrate ABC transporter permease — translated: MSPREKAGRYLLLCLVLVITVGPFLWQLSTSLKGLSEDIYTDTPSFLPTDPTLANYTRVGEQIPVWDYAVNSLIVAVIVVAGNAFGATLAGFALARLRFRGVKLVFALILATLVLPGEVTIISQYVTVRSLGFADTLIGVALPGTVAMLNILLMRAAFQAIPSEMDDSAVVDGANAWQRLIRVGLPNVKGMLSVVTIFAFIGAWDDFLWPLIVLNDPDNYTLTVGLQYLDGTFTANPRVIAAGTMIAFIPIVIVFAVLQRFFFRGVASGAIKG
- a CDS encoding glycosyl hydrolase family 18 protein → MRLRRRTIAVGSVVAILGAVGLTAATAQAEPTESAGQRLVVYYQTQYHGDAQEYVSPIPLADNGATDIMVAAIHLNDASSQNPVTLNDHAPEDPRYDRMWEELKTVQDKGKNVLGMVGGAAPGTFQRLDTDFDTYYPLLRDTIKKYGLDGVDLDVEEDMSLAGIERVIDALKADFGADFLITLAPVATALSGGGNISGFNYDDLYASRGEDIDWFNAQFYCGWGLLDDTGDYDAVIDHGVVPANKVVAGTITNPANCGSGYVELDTLKSTIGTLKQKYPDFGGIMGWEYFNSLPGDTAEPWLWAKEVSAALSA
- the yidD gene encoding membrane protein insertion efficiency factor YidD: MDDDTPEKRRTPLALTVTLASGGVVLLMGLVGGLLWLIWRPGTEPPQPQETSEPPRDLGDGADGGGGTAEPDTPENNDAEEADGGSEVDASGCDDDLSCDGPTCDSPSCETQSCDSPSCDSGTGVVSAGVSVMSVLPLVTVDRFTPRRPMRKRASVSRPARCGLAAIRGYRRWVSPRTRTRCRYVPSCSGYGTATIRSYGLANGSRLALRRIRRCTRSVPMGTVDPPP